In Desulfosporosinus youngiae DSM 17734, the genomic stretch TGAGCCAAGAAGCACCACCAATCAGCCGCCAACAAGCAATGGCTACTATGATACTGAATGCTAATCCCCCTAGCGAGCCTTCCACAGTTTTCTTCGGACTAACTTGAGGTGCCAGGAGATGACGGCCAAATTGTCTCCCTATAAGATATGCACCAGTATCCGTTGCCCATACCAAAAAGATTGTCATAAAAGTCCACTCAAGTCCTCGCGGAAGCTGCCGGAGCAAATATAAATGGGATAGCAGGACAACAGCATAAAGGACAGCCAAGGAGTTAAAGTTTGCTTCTGCAAGGGGCGAATTCGGATAAGTCAGAGCAAGTCGTCCCAGACAAATTAAAAACCAGAAGAGAAGAGCTGCTAATATCCATTCTTCCCCGCCAATGAACAAACTAGTCAGCCAAACAACCGTGGCCGCTGCAGTTTGTATATACCAAGCGCGCACACCCATTTGCACGCCAATTTGCCAAAATTCCCGCAAGGCCAGCATTGTTAATACAGCGACTAAGAAAGCTGTATAAGGTCCCCCCAAATAAATTAAACCTAGTAAAATTGGGGCGCCAACCAAGGCACTCATTATTCTTTTAAACATGTGCTACCTCAATCTGTATGTATTCCACCAAAGCGGCGATCCCGTTTCTGGTATGTTTTAATCGCATCAAGTAACGTCTTTTCGCCAAAATCAGGCCAAAGATCTTCAATTACGACGATTTCTGTATAGGCTAGTTGCCAGAGCAAAAAGTTACTTAGCCTCATTTCCCCTGAGGTTCGGATCATTAAATCGGGATCCGGCAACCCTTTGGTAAAGAGTACATCACTAAATTGCGCTTCACCAATCTCTTCAATTTTTTGCTTCCCGCTCAAAACATCACTGCATAATGTCTTGACAGCACCAATGATCTCAGATCGCCCACCATAATTTAAAGCAAGGTTTAGAATGAGACCCGTATTATTACGCGTGTGTTTCATAGAATTCTCTAATTCGCGCTGTGCCTCCCGAGGCAGGCCGGCAATGCCCCCTATAGCACGAATAACTACATTATTCTGATGAAGTTCTTGGAGTTCCTTTCTCAGATACTCTGTCAGCAGAGTCATGAGCACACCCACTTCATCTTTAGGCCTGCTCCAATTTTCAGTAGAAAATGCATACACAGTTAAGACCTCAATACCTATTTTAGAACAGGCCTTAACAACCTTCCGCAGGGCCTCGACACCTGCCCGATGTCCCATCGAACGAGGAAGCGCACGCTTTTGAGCCCATCGCCCATTCCCATCCATGATAATGGCAATATGGCGAGGAAGGCGTTCCAGCGCAATTTGGTCCATTGAATCCACCTTATTTTGTTTCCAAGCCTTTAGCCACATCATCGATTGCACCCCTAACTCGATATTCGAACCACTAACCTCAAATTACGAGATTGACCCCCTTTGTATATCAGGGGGTCAATGTCTGTCTTGGTGAATAATTTTCGTGCGCTAATACAACCTCTACACGATCATCGAAGTCTCTGACTCGAACAACTCGGTAGTTTCCCCATGATTCTATATTACCATGAGGATGAGTCATTTGGAAAGCGCAAGGTTTACCCAACCGTTCAATTTCGGGCTTAATCTTAGTCCAATCACGACCGAGCCAAGCCTGAATCATACTTCCATGATTTCGCTTTCTTTAGCTTCCATTACACGCTCAATCTCTTTAATTATTTTATCCGTCATTTTTTGTACTTCTTCTTGGGCACGTTTGACTTCATCTTCAGAAGCCTCGTGATCTTTCTCTAATTTCTTTAACTGATCATTAACGTCCCGTCGCACATTCCGAACAGAAACTCGTGCTTCTTCGGCCTTCTTTTTCACCGCCTTCACCAACTCCACACGCCGTTCTGACGTGAGCTGAGGAATCATGAGACGAATTACAGATCCATCACTTGAGGGGTTAAGACCAAGATCGGATTTCATGATGGCCTTTTCGATGGCAGGCAGAACGGATCTGTCCCAAGGTTGAATCATCAGCAATCTTGCTTCAGGAGCAGATATATTCGCAAGCTGATTAATGGGGGTAGGAGTTCCATAATACTCAACCAGCACTTTGTCCAAGACACTTGGATTAGCACGGCCGGCGCGGATCGAAGCATATTCCCTGCGTAAGGCATCAACCCCTTTATGCATACGTTCATCCGCGTCTTTAATTACCTCTGAAATCATTAACTATCCCTCCCAACATATGTTCCAATTGATTCTCCCATGACAACACGCCGAATATTGCCCTGTTTCGTAAGGTCAAATACGATAACCGGAATATTATTATCCATGCAAAGTGAGGTCGCAGTTGAATCCATAACCCCAAGTCCCCGACTAAGAACTTCCAAATAGCTTAAACGCTCAAATCTCTGAGCTTCGGAATTAATCATCGGATCTGAATCGTAAACTCCATCCACCCGTTTAGCCATCAAAATAACGTCCGCTTCAATCTCAGCGGCTCTTAAAGCTGCCGTAGTATCTGTAGAGAAGTAGGGATTGCCTGTCCCAGCTGCAAAAATCACAATCCGTCCTTTTTCCATATGACGAATGGCCCGGCGCCGAATATAGGGCTCAGCGACTTGTCTCATTTCAATAGCTGATAAGACCCGGGTATCTGATCCTGCTTTTTCCAAGGCATCCTGTAAAGCCAAGGCGTTCATCACGGTTGCTAACATACCCATATAATCGGCTTGAGCGCGGTCCATACCTTGGGCACTGCCCGTAATACCACGCCATAAGTTTCCTCCGCCAACTACCAGGCTGACTTCAACTCCCAAATCGCGAATTTCTGCCACCTGCTCTGCTACGGAAACCAGCATATCATGTTGAAGGCCAAATCCTTGAGTACCTGCAAGGGCTTCCCCACTTATCTTAAGGACAACTCGTTCATACTGCGGCTTTTCCATGGATTAACCTCCATCAATCTAATTCTTTTCCATTGAAAAAATAGTTCACATTCCAAAAAGAGAACACCAGGGTGTTCTCTAGATCGTTTATCAGAGATTATTTATTTAGTTCTTTCATAACTTCAGCAGCAAAGTCATCCTGTCTTTTTTCAATGCCTGCACCTAACTCATAACGTGTGAAGCGGCGAATTACGATGCGTTCACCAATTTTAGCTGTCTTATCCAGAATAAGTTCACTAATGCTCTTATCTGGATCCTTGACAAAAGCTTGTTCCATTAAACATACTTCTTTGTAGAATTTTCCGATTCTGCCCTCAACCATTTTTTCAACGACCTTTTCGGGCTTTCCTTCATTGAGAGCTTGGGCCTTCAAGATATCTCTTTCATGTTGAAGCACGTCAGCCGGAACTTCTTCTTTAGTTAAATATTGTGGATTCGCAGCTGCGATATGCAGACCAAGATCACGGACTAACGTCTTAAATTCGTCCCCTCGAGCGACAAAGTCTGTCTCGCAGTTTACTTCCAGCAAAACGCCAATTCGTCCGCCGCCATGAATGTAGGACTCAATCAATCCTTCTGCCGCGATACGTGCACCTTTTTTAGCTGCCGCAGCCAATCCTTTTTCACGGAGAAAGTCACAAGCCTTTTCCATTTCTCCGCCGCATTCTGTAAGTGCCTTTTTGCAGTCCATCATGCCTGCACCGGTCCGTTCTCTAAGCTCTTTAACTAGAGCTGCAGTTACCTCTGCCATTATTTTACCCTCCTAATATCGATGCACGAAGCTCGAGGAACGAGGCTCGATATTAAATCTCTGCCCGATGCTCGAAATCCAACGTGCACTATAATTATGTGTTGTCTGCATAAGAATAAAGTCAACCTATAATATCATTATAGGGTCGCGATAAGTAAGAAAATATGAAATATGCGAGGCTCGAGCTTCGAGCTTCGAACCTCGCACATCAATTACGCTTCGACCGCTTCTGCGGCTTCTTCAGCATCTTCCTCGCTGCCTTGTTGTCCTTCGATAATGGCATCAGCCATTTTTCCGGTCAGCAGCTTGACCGCACGAATAGCATCATCATTAGCCGGAATAACAACATCGATCTCATCCGGATCGCAGTTCGTATCCACTATTGCAACGATAGGAATATTAAGGCGGCGTGCTTCCGCAACGGCAATGCGTTCTTTACGCGGATCTACAATAAACAGAGCATCCGGGAGTTTCTTCATATTCTTAATTCCGCCCAGGAAACGCTCCAGTTTTTCCATCTCATGACGCAGTGCAGAAACTTCCTTTTTGGTAAGCACTTCAAAAACGCCTTCTGCTTCCATGTTTTCCAAAACACGCAACCGGTCGACACGCTTTTGAATTGTTTGGAAGTTGGTCAGCATTCCTCCAAGCCAACGCTCATTAACGAAGTACATACCACAACGTGCAGCCTCTTCTTTAACCGACTCTTGCGCTTGTTTCTTGGTACCTACAAACAGCATGGTACCTCCTTCAGTAGCAAGATTCCGAACAAAGTTATAAGCCTCATCTACTTTTTTTACGGTTTTTTGCAAATCGATAATGTAGATTCCATTACGCTCGGTAAAAATGTACCGTGCCATTTTAGGATTCCACCGACGTGTTTGGTGTCCAAAGTGTACACCCGCTTCAAGTAATTGTTTCATTGAAATAACAGCCATTTGTTCAACCTACTTTCTTTTTGTTTTTTCCGCCGCAGGTTCATCTCAAAGTGCCCCTTTTCTCATCGACAAGGAACTGACACCTTCATCCCACTGCGTGTGTCGTTAAATCACACTGTTACTAGATTAGCATATTCTTAGCAGCTTTGCAACGAGCTTGCACTTCTGAGCCTCAAATTCCCTCTTGCTTAATTAGCATACCGATTAAGATTGGAACGTATATCATGCTGTTGAATAAAAATCTCTAAATCGCTCATAAGTTCGGGAAAAGGAAAATAGAATTCACTTACATAATATAAATCCTCACTCGTCCGAATCTGAGCAATTTCCTGCCCCTTGTCATCAAAATAAAAGGCGACCCGTCGAATATCCTTTGGCTCAAGGATATGTTCGCCCAGTAAGGAATGAAAGACAATTTGCTCACCGTTCGTAATAATGCGTTTGCTCTTGGCGACGACCCATAATGTTAGAATTCCAAGCCCTGAAATCACATAGATTCCTATGAGCACTCTTAATTCCAGGGTTGGCAGCGTGCTGAAACCATGGATTCCTCCAACAATCAGGGGGTATAGAATGAGAAACACAAGGCCTGGAATAATAAGGGGTCTCAGTTGGTAAACATAATCATGTTCTTCCATCGAAATACCTCCTGCTATAAGCGGCCTACTTCATGTGTTTAGTGTGTTTATCAAGTTCATCCAGCAAATAATCATTAAGAACTCGGATATAAGTTCCTTTCATTCCCAGTGATTTTGACTCGATTACTCCGGCGGACTCAAATTTTCTCAGGGCATTGACAATTACAGAACGGGTAATCCCCACTCGATCCGCAATTTTGCTGGCTACCAATAGTCCTTCTCCGCCGCCCAATTCAGCAAAGATATGTTCAACTGCTTCAAGTTCGGAATAGGAGAGAGTTCCTACGGCAATTTGAACTGCTGCTTTTTTACGTGCTTCTTCTTCTGCCCGTTCAGCCTTAACTCGCAAAATTTCCATACCTACAACTGTGGCACCATATTCGGCGAGAACTAGATCGGCCTCATCAAATTCGACATCATATTTAGCGAGCACAAGCGTCCCGACGCGTTCTCCCCCACCTAAGATCGGTACGGTCGTTGTCAGTTTATTGTTAAAACCACACCGTTCATTATTATTAAAGATGCAGCCATTAGCGACTTGGGTAGTATTCGTCGTTGTTCCGGTAACTTTCATCAACCCTTCGTTGTAGCTTTCCGGGAACCGTTCGCTGTGAATAACAATATCCTCCATGATTCCGCATACGAAACCATCCATAAAACTATATCCCATAATTTTTCCGCGCCGTCCTACAATATAACAGTTGGCATTCACCGCCTGCCGAAGTACTGTGGCCATTTCCTCAAAATCTACAGGATTACCTGCAGCGCGCTGAATTAACTTATTTATCGATCTTGTTTTTTCTAATAATGTGGTTACCATAAGTTTTTATCCTCCTTAAAACATTCTTTTATTATTTAACTTGTTAAACTTATTCTATATTCTACAAAATATAGCGTGCCAAATCCTGGTTCCGAACAACATTTCCCAAGCGATGCTCAACATATTCCCGATTAATGGTCACCGTGTAGTCATCGGGCAGTTCTGAGGCTTCAAACGATAACTCTTCCAGGACTTTTTCGACAATGGTGTGAAGTCGGCGTGCACCTATATTTTCTGTCGTAGAATTAACTTTGTATGCAACTTCTGCTAATTCATCAATAGCATTCTCTGTAAATTCAACGTTTATCCCTTCAGTTCCCAATAAGGCGCTGTATTGTTTAATAAGCGAGGATTGAGGTTCGGTAAGAATTCGTTTGAAATCCGCAACGCTCAATGACTCAAGTTCCACTCTAATTGGAAATCTGCCCTGTAGTTCGGGGATAAGGTC encodes the following:
- a CDS encoding phosphatidate cytidylyltransferase, whose product is MFKRIMSALVGAPILLGLIYLGGPYTAFLVAVLTMLALREFWQIGVQMGVRAWYIQTAAATVVWLTSLFIGGEEWILAALLFWFLICLGRLALTYPNSPLAEANFNSLAVLYAVVLLSHLYLLRQLPRGLEWTFMTIFLVWATDTGAYLIGRQFGRHLLAPQVSPKKTVEGSLGGLAFSIIVAIACWRLIGGASWLTYVVLGVVIGISAQIGDLFESALKRSAGVKDSGTIIPGHGGILDRFDSLIFALPLVYYGVILLS
- a CDS encoding isoprenyl transferase, with protein sequence MWLKAWKQNKVDSMDQIALERLPRHIAIIMDGNGRWAQKRALPRSMGHRAGVEALRKVVKACSKIGIEVLTVYAFSTENWSRPKDEVGVLMTLLTEYLRKELQELHQNNVVIRAIGGIAGLPREAQRELENSMKHTRNNTGLILNLALNYGGRSEIIGAVKTLCSDVLSGKQKIEEIGEAQFSDVLFTKGLPDPDLMIRTSGEMRLSNFLLWQLAYTEIVVIEDLWPDFGEKTLLDAIKTYQKRDRRFGGIHTD
- the frr gene encoding ribosome recycling factor, whose product is MISEVIKDADERMHKGVDALRREYASIRAGRANPSVLDKVLVEYYGTPTPINQLANISAPEARLLMIQPWDRSVLPAIEKAIMKSDLGLNPSSDGSVIRLMIPQLTSERRVELVKAVKKKAEEARVSVRNVRRDVNDQLKKLEKDHEASEDEVKRAQEEVQKMTDKIIKEIERVMEAKESEIMEV
- the pyrH gene encoding UMP kinase translates to MEKPQYERVVLKISGEALAGTQGFGLQHDMLVSVAEQVAEIRDLGVEVSLVVGGGNLWRGITGSAQGMDRAQADYMGMLATVMNALALQDALEKAGSDTRVLSAIEMRQVAEPYIRRRAIRHMEKGRIVIFAAGTGNPYFSTDTTAALRAAEIEADVILMAKRVDGVYDSDPMINSEAQRFERLSYLEVLSRGLGVMDSTATSLCMDNNIPVIVFDLTKQGNIRRVVMGESIGTYVGRDS
- the tsf gene encoding translation elongation factor Ts, producing the protein MAEVTAALVKELRERTGAGMMDCKKALTECGGEMEKACDFLREKGLAAAAKKGARIAAEGLIESYIHGGGRIGVLLEVNCETDFVARGDEFKTLVRDLGLHIAAANPQYLTKEEVPADVLQHERDILKAQALNEGKPEKVVEKMVEGRIGKFYKEVCLMEQAFVKDPDKSISELILDKTAKIGERIVIRRFTRYELGAGIEKRQDDFAAEVMKELNK
- the rpsB gene encoding 30S ribosomal protein S2, which produces MAVISMKQLLEAGVHFGHQTRRWNPKMARYIFTERNGIYIIDLQKTVKKVDEAYNFVRNLATEGGTMLFVGTKKQAQESVKEEAARCGMYFVNERWLGGMLTNFQTIQKRVDRLRVLENMEAEGVFEVLTKKEVSALRHEMEKLERFLGGIKNMKKLPDALFIVDPRKERIAVAEARRLNIPIVAIVDTNCDPDEIDVVIPANDDAIRAVKLLTGKMADAIIEGQQGSEEDAEEAAEAVEA
- the codY gene encoding GTP-sensing pleiotropic transcriptional regulator CodY, whose translation is MVTTLLEKTRSINKLIQRAAGNPVDFEEMATVLRQAVNANCYIVGRRGKIMGYSFMDGFVCGIMEDIVIHSERFPESYNEGLMKVTGTTTNTTQVANGCIFNNNERCGFNNKLTTTVPILGGGERVGTLVLAKYDVEFDEADLVLAEYGATVVGMEILRVKAERAEEEARKKAAVQIAVGTLSYSELEAVEHIFAELGGGEGLLVASKIADRVGITRSVIVNALRKFESAGVIESKSLGMKGTYIRVLNDYLLDELDKHTKHMK